The following are from one region of the Gambusia affinis linkage group LG02, SWU_Gaff_1.0, whole genome shotgun sequence genome:
- the tmem41b gene encoding transmembrane protein 41B — translation MAKKRRDVRDPDNLSSSAQTEEKSGDRDSQLLKEAQQSIGGSTRMSLLILASIFACSASVMYLVYRNFPELQDDEMEKIKIPKDMDDAKALGTVLSKYKDTYYTQVLVAYFATYIFLQTFAIPGSIFLSILSGYLYPFPLALFLVCLCSGLGASFCYMLSYLVGRPVVYKYLTERAQKWSQQVDKHRDHLINYIIFLRITPFLPNWFINITSPVINVPLGVFFVGTFLGVAPPSFVAINAGTTLYKLTTAGEAVSWNSLAVLGILAVLSILPVCFQKKLQQKLE, via the exons atggccaAAAAGCGGAGAGATGTACGAGACCCGGACAATTTGTCCTCATCGGCGCAGACGGAAGAGAAGTCTGGCGACAGAGACTCTCAGCTTCTGAAAG aGGCTCAACAAAGTATAGGAGGCTCAACACGCATGTCTCTGCTAATTCTGGCATCAATATTTGCCTGCTCTGCCTCAGTCATGTACTTGGTCTACAGGAATTTCCCAGAACTTCAAGA tgatgaaatggaaaaaatcaaGATCCCTAAAGACATGGATGATGCCAAAGCTTTAGGAACAGTGTTGTCCAAATATAAGGACACCTACTACACCCAAGTGTTGGTGGCATATTTTGCAACATATATTTT CCTCCAGACGTTTGCTATCCCTGGATCAATCTTCCTCAGCATCCTGTCTGGCTACCTTTACCCTTTCCCTTTGGCTCTTTTCTTAGTCTGCTTG TGTTCTGGACTTGGGGCTTCCTTCTGCTATATGTTGTCATATCTGGTGGGCCGACCGGTGGTCTACAAATACCTCACAGAGAGAGCACAAAAATGGTCCCAGCAG GTTGACAAACATAGAGATCATTTAATCAATTACATCATCTTCCTGAGGATAACCCCCTTTCTTCCAAACTGGTTCATTAACATCACATCTCCGGTCATCAATGTGCCTTTGGGGGTGTTCTTTGTCGGAACCTTCCTTG GAGTGGCGCCGCCGTCCTTCGTAGCAATCAACGCTGGAACAACGCTGTACAAGCTCACCACAGCCGGCGAGGCCGTGTCCTGGAACTCCCTGGCCGTGCTCGGCATCCTCGCCGTTCTCTCCATCTTGCC